The Lepidochelys kempii isolate rLepKem1 chromosome 5, rLepKem1.hap2, whole genome shotgun sequence genome window below encodes:
- the CTXN3 gene encoding cortexin-3 isoform X2 produces the protein MMKIRKLWDYFFQLPWTMEGEPITSTLLPPGNVPRDASLTLEQKTTFVFVILLFIFLGILIVRCFRILLDPYRSMPTSTWADGLDGIEKGQFDYALA, from the coding sequence ATGATGAAAATAAGGAAACTGTGGGATTACTTCTTTCAGCTTCCCTGGACAATGGAAGGAGAGCCAATCACTTCTACTTTGTTGCCTCCTGGGAATGTTCCACGAGACGCTAGCTTGACCCTGGAGCAGAAAACCACATTTGTCTTTGTgatcttattatttattttcttaggCATTCTCATTGTCCGATGCTTCCGAATTCTCCTAGACCCCTACAGGAGTATGCCCACCTCCACCTGGGCTGATGGACTTGATGGGATAGAGAAAGGCCAGTTTGATTATGCCCTGGCTTAG
- the CTXN3 gene encoding cortexin-3 isoform X1, with protein MKITQVHLSDFYHGLSKLMMKIRKLWDYFFQLPWTMEGEPITSTLLPPGNVPRDASLTLEQKTTFVFVILLFIFLGILIVRCFRILLDPYRSMPTSTWADGLDGIEKGQFDYALA; from the exons ATGAAG atAACACAAGTGCATCTAAGTGACTTCTACCATGGCCTCAGCAAATTGATGATGAAAATAAGGAAACTGTGGGATTACTTCTTTCAGCTTCCCTGGACAATGGAAGGAGAGCCAATCACTTCTACTTTGTTGCCTCCTGGGAATGTTCCACGAGACGCTAGCTTGACCCTGGAGCAGAAAACCACATTTGTCTTTGTgatcttattatttattttcttaggCATTCTCATTGTCCGATGCTTCCGAATTCTCCTAGACCCCTACAGGAGTATGCCCACCTCCACCTGGGCTGATGGACTTGATGGGATAGAGAAAGGCCAGTTTGATTATGCCCTGGCTTAG